From Haloglomus litoreum, the proteins below share one genomic window:
- the asnB gene encoding asparagine synthase (glutamine-hydrolyzing), whose protein sequence is MCGIGGKLSFTSRPDPDLGDAMTACMDHRGPDAEGVYATGPALLAHTRLSILDLSAAGRQPMANADDSVHIVFNGEIYNYRELRDRVDHYPFRSETDTEVLLHLYEEYGTDCLQYLRGMFAFAIWDEREERLFLARDRLGQKPLFFRNTDGAFWFGSTIKTLLADPAVPAEPDLSAIREYLTYQYTPHPKTGFEGIAQLAPAEYAIVDEDGMDREQYWSLSFADQFDAGPYALAARLREELREATRLRMRSDVPVGVFLSGGVDSSIVTALMSDLADEPVNTYSIGFDRAAYDELEFAREVASEYETNHTEYTVQPDAMEVFPELIEQYEMPFGDPSALPTYYVSEMASQDTTVALGGDAGDETFAGYDRYTREWVVSQLARLPRPLRESGAGTLRALPKPIRRQQLLHYARRALEIADEEPTQRYARFICHALGDQVDEVWDGPTPDNELRNLREAFERADGPTRMDEITHVDIMTYLPDDLLVKVDRASMAHSLEVRSPFLDPRFMEFAARVPAEYKWRRGNKKWLLKRAFEDLLPDRVLTREKQGFGVPIDEWFRGDLRDFGREKLDRLGSRDPFDGPGIDTVYDEHLDGRADHGYRIWDLVMLEGWYERFIDD, encoded by the coding sequence ATGTGCGGCATCGGCGGCAAGCTCTCGTTCACGTCCCGTCCGGACCCCGATCTCGGCGACGCGATGACCGCCTGCATGGACCACCGCGGTCCGGATGCCGAGGGCGTGTACGCGACCGGCCCGGCGCTTCTCGCTCACACCCGCCTCTCTATCCTCGACCTCTCGGCGGCCGGGCGCCAGCCGATGGCCAACGCCGACGACAGCGTCCACATCGTCTTCAACGGCGAGATCTACAACTACCGCGAGCTCCGCGACCGGGTCGACCACTACCCGTTCCGTTCGGAGACCGACACGGAGGTCCTGCTCCACCTGTACGAGGAGTACGGCACCGACTGCCTGCAGTACCTGCGCGGGATGTTCGCGTTCGCCATCTGGGACGAGCGCGAGGAGCGACTGTTCCTCGCGCGCGACCGCCTGGGGCAGAAGCCCCTCTTCTTCCGGAACACGGACGGGGCGTTCTGGTTCGGCTCGACCATCAAGACGCTCCTCGCCGACCCGGCGGTCCCGGCCGAACCGGACCTGTCGGCCATCCGTGAGTACCTCACCTACCAGTACACCCCACACCCGAAGACGGGGTTCGAGGGCATCGCACAGCTCGCCCCCGCCGAGTACGCCATCGTCGACGAGGACGGGATGGACCGCGAGCAGTACTGGTCGCTCTCCTTTGCCGACCAGTTCGACGCCGGGCCCTACGCCCTCGCAGCACGGCTACGCGAGGAGCTGCGGGAGGCCACGCGCCTCCGGATGCGCAGCGACGTGCCGGTCGGGGTCTTCCTCTCGGGCGGTGTCGACTCCTCCATCGTCACGGCGCTGATGAGCGACCTCGCCGACGAGCCGGTCAACACCTACTCCATCGGTTTCGACAGGGCGGCCTACGACGAACTCGAGTTCGCCCGCGAAGTCGCCAGCGAGTACGAGACGAACCACACGGAGTACACCGTCCAGCCGGATGCGATGGAGGTGTTCCCGGAGCTGATCGAGCAGTACGAGATGCCGTTCGGCGACCCGTCGGCGCTCCCGACCTACTACGTCTCGGAGATGGCGAGCCAGGACACGACGGTCGCGCTGGGTGGCGATGCCGGTGACGAGACGTTCGCCGGCTACGACCGCTACACCCGCGAGTGGGTCGTCTCGCAGCTGGCCCGGCTCCCCCGTCCGCTCCGGGAGTCCGGCGCCGGAACGCTCCGTGCACTGCCGAAGCCGATCCGGCGCCAGCAGCTCCTCCATTACGCGCGTCGGGCCCTCGAAATCGCCGACGAGGAGCCCACCCAGCGGTACGCCCGGTTCATCTGCCACGCGCTCGGCGACCAGGTCGATGAAGTGTGGGACGGGCCCACGCCGGACAACGAACTCCGGAACCTCCGCGAGGCGTTTGAACGCGCGGACGGCCCGACCCGGATGGACGAGATCACCCACGTCGACATCATGACCTACCTCCCCGACGACCTGCTGGTCAAGGTCGACCGCGCGAGCATGGCCCACTCGCTGGAGGTCCGCTCGCCGTTCCTCGACCCCCGGTTCATGGAGTTCGCGGCCCGCGTCCCCGCAGAGTACAAGTGGCGCCGGGGGAACAAGAAGTGGCTCCTCAAGCGAGCCTTCGAGGACCTCCTCCCCGACCGGGTCCTGACCCGGGAGAAGCAGGGGTTCGGCGTCCCCATCGACGAGTGGTTCCGCGGCGACCTCCGCGATTTCGGGCGCGAGAAACTGGACCGGCTCGGCAGCCGTGACCCGTTCGACGGCCCCGGCATCGACACGGTCTACGACGAACACCTCGACGGCCGTGCCGACCACGGCTACCGGATTTGGGACCTCGTCATGCTGGAAGGCTGGTACGAGCGGTTCATCGACGACTGA
- a CDS encoding glycosyltransferase: MTATGDDRTQVWYLIGTLAVGGTERTLVDLVNGLDRDRFPPMIWTITEPGPLADDVAADVPVRSLGAASKIDPRPALRLGRELRRERPAVLQSFLYFDNVLARLVGQVSPETTVVTGVREVPESLPLHRDLVDRATLGLSDHVVSNSEAGAEWVRGRGVDPEQVSVVRNGRDVDAYDVQEPEGLRAELGLGDGPVVGTVGRLVERKGHHDLLDAWPAVLAAHPDAELVLVGDGPERDALRTHAGRLGIESSVHLLGRRDDVPELLALFDLFAFPSHYEGLPGALLEAMCAGLPIVTTPVDGCAELVADGEHGVHVPPRDPAALGAAIEDLLAADERAATLGRTAARRARDEFSIAAMVDEFGRLYGKL; this comes from the coding sequence ATGACGGCGACCGGCGATGACCGGACGCAGGTCTGGTACCTCATCGGGACGCTCGCGGTCGGGGGGACCGAGCGGACGCTGGTCGACCTGGTGAACGGGCTGGATCGCGACCGGTTTCCCCCGATGATTTGGACCATAACCGAGCCGGGACCGCTGGCCGACGATGTGGCCGCGGACGTGCCAGTCCGGTCACTCGGTGCCGCGAGCAAGATTGACCCGCGGCCGGCGCTTCGACTCGGACGGGAACTCCGCCGTGAGCGTCCGGCCGTCCTCCAGTCGTTCCTCTACTTCGACAACGTCCTCGCGCGGCTGGTCGGGCAGGTGAGCCCGGAGACGACTGTCGTCACCGGTGTCCGGGAGGTGCCGGAGTCCTTGCCGCTCCACCGTGACCTCGTCGACCGCGCGACGCTCGGCCTCTCGGACCACGTCGTCTCGAACTCGGAGGCGGGGGCCGAGTGGGTTCGGGGACGGGGCGTCGACCCGGAGCAGGTGTCGGTCGTCCGGAACGGACGGGACGTAGACGCCTACGACGTCCAGGAACCGGAGGGACTACGCGCGGAACTGGGACTCGGCGACGGACCGGTCGTCGGGACGGTCGGCCGGCTGGTCGAGCGGAAGGGCCACCACGACCTGCTGGACGCGTGGCCCGCCGTACTGGCGGCTCACCCCGACGCCGAGCTGGTGCTAGTCGGCGACGGCCCGGAGCGCGACGCGCTCCGGACCCACGCCGGGCGGCTCGGTATCGAGTCATCGGTCCATCTGCTGGGGCGGCGTGACGACGTGCCTGAACTGCTCGCGCTGTTCGACCTGTTCGCCTTCCCGTCGCACTACGAGGGGCTCCCCGGGGCGCTGCTGGAGGCGATGTGTGCCGGGCTGCCCATCGTGACGACGCCCGTCGACGGCTGTGCGGAGTTGGTTGCGGACGGGGAACACGGCGTCCACGTGCCGCCGCGTGATCCGGCGGCGCTGGGGGCGGCAATCGAGGACCTACTCGCTGCTGACGAACGCGCGGCCACACTCGGTCGGACGGCCGCCCGACGGGCCCGCGACGAGTTCAGTATCGCGGCGATGGTGGATGAATTCGGACGTCTATATGGGAAATTATAA
- the asnB gene encoding asparagine synthase (glutamine-hydrolyzing), whose translation MCGIAGVLDPSSLPDEDALRRMNDCLAHRGPDDAGIHVDEPVALAHRRLSIIDPESGQQPMFNEDRSVAVVFNGEIYNHRELRDELASSHTFRTDADTEVLVHLYEEHGPSFVERLDGMFAFALWDTDRERLVLARDRMGIKPLVLARDGDRLAFASELPALFEPDIDLGGLDRAALGTYFCLGFAPAPRTAFRNVRKLRPGELAVVECADGGRDEGSLSVDRRRYYRPSIEPRDPSIDTAATELRRRVERAVERRLMSDVPLGAFLSGGLDSSIVVGTMADLLDEPVRTFTVGFDEARFDESWAAREVADHHDTDHHEYTVTPDDVRETIPGVLDRLGEPFADPSLIPTSVVARETARDVTVALSGDGADELFAGYSKYRGEHLSTYYRALPGPVRGAVDRLLGAAPVDRTSRVGELGRQARKFRRGSEPDPVARHLAWLRLPDADAARAVAPLDPERRARADLEDAHRDARRMLPGGDAFGRMLAVDTRFGLPNQMLHKVDLAGMYSSLEVRVPFLDRAVVEYALSLPTGQKITAREQKRVLRRAFDDVLPERIRQRGKQGFDMPVGEWLTGPLAGDFRGALESIRAPFLDRGAVREVFDAHREGRADHAKFLWSVYVYGRWERRLREEGVPLGLDG comes from the coding sequence ATGTGCGGCATCGCCGGCGTCCTCGATCCCTCCTCGCTCCCCGACGAGGACGCCCTTCGGCGGATGAACGACTGCCTGGCCCATCGGGGCCCCGACGACGCCGGCATCCACGTCGACGAACCGGTCGCACTCGCACACCGTCGGCTCTCCATCATCGACCCCGAGTCCGGCCAGCAGCCGATGTTCAACGAGGACCGCTCCGTGGCGGTCGTGTTCAACGGCGAGATCTACAACCACCGCGAGCTCCGCGACGAACTCGCGAGCAGCCACACCTTCCGGACGGACGCCGACACGGAGGTGCTGGTCCACCTGTACGAGGAGCACGGGCCATCGTTCGTCGAGCGGCTCGACGGGATGTTCGCGTTCGCGCTGTGGGACACCGACCGCGAGCGCCTCGTCCTCGCCCGCGACCGGATGGGCATCAAGCCGCTCGTCCTCGCCCGCGACGGTGACCGGCTGGCGTTCGCTTCGGAACTCCCGGCGCTGTTCGAGCCCGACATCGACCTCGGGGGCCTGGACCGCGCCGCGCTCGGGACGTACTTCTGCCTCGGCTTCGCCCCGGCGCCACGGACCGCGTTCCGGAACGTTCGCAAGCTCCGGCCCGGCGAACTCGCCGTCGTCGAGTGCGCGGACGGTGGCCGCGACGAGGGCTCGCTCTCGGTCGACCGGCGACGCTACTACAGGCCGAGCATCGAGCCGCGCGATCCCTCCATCGACACGGCCGCGACCGAACTCCGGCGTCGCGTCGAGCGCGCGGTCGAGCGGCGGCTGATGAGTGACGTGCCGCTCGGCGCGTTCCTCTCGGGCGGGCTGGACTCCAGCATCGTCGTCGGGACGATGGCCGACCTGCTGGACGAGCCGGTCCGGACGTTCACGGTCGGCTTCGACGAGGCCCGGTTCGACGAGTCCTGGGCGGCTCGCGAGGTCGCCGACCACCACGACACCGACCACCACGAGTACACGGTCACGCCCGACGACGTCCGGGAGACCATCCCGGGCGTGCTGGACCGCCTCGGCGAGCCGTTCGCGGACCCGTCGCTGATCCCGACGAGCGTGGTCGCCCGCGAGACCGCGCGCGACGTGACGGTCGCGCTCTCGGGTGACGGCGCGGACGAACTGTTCGCCGGCTACAGCAAGTACCGCGGAGAGCACCTCTCGACGTACTACCGGGCGCTGCCCGGGCCGGTCCGCGGCGCGGTCGACCGCCTGCTCGGGGCCGCGCCCGTCGACCGGACGAGCCGCGTCGGCGAACTCGGGCGCCAGGCACGGAAGTTCCGGCGCGGCTCCGAGCCGGACCCGGTGGCGCGGCACCTCGCGTGGCTCCGGCTCCCCGACGCCGACGCTGCCCGTGCCGTGGCGCCGCTCGACCCGGAGCGCCGGGCCCGGGCGGACCTCGAGGACGCCCACCGCGACGCCCGCCGGATGCTCCCCGGGGGCGACGCGTTCGGCCGGATGCTCGCCGTCGACACCCGCTTCGGGCTCCCCAACCAGATGCTCCACAAGGTCGACCTCGCGGGGATGTACTCCTCGCTGGAGGTCCGCGTGCCGTTCCTGGATAGAGCGGTCGTCGAGTACGCCCTCTCGCTCCCGACCGGGCAGAAGATCACCGCCCGCGAGCAGAAACGCGTCCTCCGACGGGCGTTCGACGACGTGCTCCCCGAGCGCATCCGACAGCGCGGCAAGCAGGGGTTCGATATGCCCGTCGGCGAGTGGCTGACGGGACCGCTCGCCGGCGACTTCCGCGGGGCACTCGAGTCCATCCGTGCGCCGTTCCTCGACCGGGGGGCGGTGCGTGAGGTGTTCGACGCCCACCGCGAGGGTCGGGCCGACCACGCGAAGTTCCTCTGGAGCGTCTACGTCTACGGCCGCTGGGAGCGTCGCCTCCGCGAGGAGGGCGTCCCGCTCGGTCTCGACGGCTGA
- a CDS encoding glycosyltransferase family 4 protein — protein sequence MRILRVAQKVYPDVTGGGPYHVHAMSRDQAARGHDVTVLTVGERGEAERDGYRVVRRPATVSALGNDISVGVARYLRRHADAFDVVHAHSHLYFSTNLAAVARRLGGPPLAMTNHGLYSQTAPEAVFDAYLRTAGRWTFDQSEVVFCYTEADRERLRGVGVSAPVEVVPNGIDTSRFTPDGPTSERVPDGEPVVLFVGRLVEGKRPADAVAALDRLRGTHPDARLVVCGDGPLREALDADIAERGLGDAVTVLGHVPYDEMPAVYRAADALVLPSRAEGLPRTVLEALASGVPAVVSDLEQVAPVVEGVGRAVPVGDVEGFATGLRAVLDGTEREPRTAVVEEHDWASTVAQTTAALEHIADRNG from the coding sequence ATGCGTATCCTCCGCGTCGCACAGAAGGTCTACCCGGACGTGACGGGGGGCGGACCGTACCACGTCCACGCGATGTCGCGCGACCAGGCGGCGCGGGGCCACGACGTGACCGTCCTGACCGTCGGCGAGCGGGGCGAGGCCGAGCGGGACGGTTACCGGGTCGTCCGCCGGCCGGCCACCGTCTCGGCGCTCGGGAACGACATCTCGGTCGGCGTGGCCCGCTATCTGCGCCGGCACGCCGACGCGTTCGACGTGGTCCACGCGCACTCGCACCTGTACTTCTCGACGAACCTCGCGGCCGTCGCCCGGCGGCTCGGCGGGCCGCCGCTGGCGATGACGAACCACGGGCTCTACTCCCAGACCGCCCCCGAGGCCGTCTTCGATGCCTACCTCCGGACGGCCGGCCGGTGGACGTTCGACCAGAGCGAGGTGGTGTTCTGCTACACCGAGGCGGACCGCGAGCGGCTCCGCGGGGTCGGCGTCAGCGCACCCGTCGAGGTCGTCCCGAACGGGATCGACACGTCCCGGTTCACGCCGGACGGCCCGACGAGCGAGCGCGTACCCGACGGCGAGCCGGTGGTCCTGTTCGTCGGTCGGCTCGTCGAGGGGAAGCGCCCGGCCGACGCCGTGGCCGCGCTGGACCGGCTCCGCGGGACCCACCCCGACGCGCGGCTGGTCGTCTGTGGCGACGGCCCGCTACGCGAGGCACTCGACGCGGATATCGCCGAACGCGGGCTGGGCGACGCCGTCACCGTCCTCGGGCACGTCCCCTACGACGAGATGCCCGCGGTGTACCGGGCTGCGGACGCGCTCGTGCTCCCCTCGCGTGCGGAGGGACTCCCCCGGACCGTGCTGGAGGCGCTCGCCTCCGGCGTCCCGGCGGTCGTCAGCGACCTCGAACAGGTCGCCCCCGTCGTCGAGGGGGTCGGGCGGGCCGTCCCTGTGGGCGACGTCGAGGGGTTCGCGACCGGGCTACGTGCGGTCCTCGACGGGACCGAGCGTGAGCCACGGACGGCGGTCGTCGAGGAACACGACTGGGCGAGCACGGTCGCGCAGACGACGGCCGCGCTCGAGCACATCGCCGACCGCAACGGCTAA
- a CDS encoding sugar transferase, which translates to MTTGWRYRIAGVGGTIVLVVAAVVAANLPFVQSLLRAIPVIGNLPIEPATGLELAGETVTTAVVVLAALGPLLKPRSRRILDTASMAAERTLLATVTLAAVGYFDYTYRLPRVTLLFTTWVLLVGLPVWFVAIRRRPREVGGRTILVGDDPAAMADILDAVRESVLGYVSPPGTARELAVAADPEIETALGLTDGGGGRLADLPSLGGLSRLDEVLVEHDVDAVVLAFAEPDRAEFFGALDTCYEHGVAAKVHRQHADSVLTSGFGQGELVDVELEPWDPQDHFLKRAFDIAFASIGLLVLSPVMLAITLAIKLDDGGSVLYRQERTAAFGDTFDVFKFRSMRETRADDTEPVADEGNDRITRVGWFIRRTHLDELPQLWSILVGDMSVVGPRATWTGEETHLEAKAEDWRKRWFVKPGLTGLAQINGATSLDPETKLRYDVEYIRRQSFWFDLKIVTRQVWMVVIDLARTVVGRPPETE; encoded by the coding sequence ATGACAACGGGGTGGCGGTACCGTATCGCCGGCGTCGGCGGGACCATCGTGCTGGTGGTCGCCGCCGTCGTCGCCGCCAACCTCCCGTTCGTGCAGTCGCTACTCCGGGCGATCCCCGTCATCGGGAACCTGCCGATCGAGCCCGCGACCGGGCTGGAGCTGGCGGGGGAGACGGTGACGACGGCGGTCGTCGTGCTGGCGGCGCTGGGGCCGCTGCTCAAACCGCGGTCCCGCCGGATCCTGGATACGGCCTCGATGGCCGCCGAGCGAACGCTGCTCGCGACCGTGACGCTCGCGGCCGTGGGCTACTTCGACTACACCTACCGCCTGCCCCGGGTGACGCTGCTGTTCACGACGTGGGTCCTGCTGGTCGGCCTGCCCGTGTGGTTCGTCGCCATCCGGCGGCGCCCCCGCGAGGTGGGCGGACGCACCATCCTGGTCGGTGACGACCCGGCCGCGATGGCCGACATCCTCGACGCGGTGCGGGAGTCCGTCCTGGGGTACGTCTCGCCCCCGGGAACGGCGCGGGAGCTGGCAGTGGCTGCCGACCCCGAGATCGAGACCGCGCTCGGGCTGACCGACGGCGGCGGCGGTCGTCTGGCCGACCTCCCGTCGCTGGGCGGCCTCTCCCGGCTGGACGAGGTGCTCGTCGAACACGACGTCGACGCCGTGGTGCTGGCGTTCGCCGAACCCGACCGTGCGGAGTTCTTCGGCGCGCTGGATACGTGCTACGAGCACGGCGTGGCCGCGAAGGTCCACCGCCAGCACGCCGACAGCGTCCTGACCAGCGGCTTCGGACAGGGCGAACTGGTCGACGTGGAGCTCGAGCCCTGGGACCCGCAGGACCACTTCCTCAAGCGCGCGTTCGACATCGCGTTCGCGAGCATCGGGCTGCTGGTGCTCTCGCCCGTGATGCTCGCCATCACGCTGGCCATCAAGCTGGACGACGGGGGGAGTGTGCTGTACCGGCAGGAGCGGACCGCGGCCTTTGGCGACACGTTCGACGTGTTCAAGTTCCGCTCGATGCGCGAGACCCGTGCCGACGACACCGAACCGGTGGCCGACGAGGGGAACGACCGCATCACGCGCGTGGGCTGGTTCATCCGCCGCACCCACCTGGACGAGTTACCCCAGCTCTGGTCCATCCTCGTCGGTGACATGAGCGTCGTCGGACCGCGTGCGACGTGGACCGGCGAGGAGACCCACCTGGAGGCCAAAGCGGAGGACTGGCGCAAGCGCTGGTTCGTCAAGCCCGGCCTGACGGGACTGGCACAGATCAACGGCGCGACGAGCCTCGACCCGGAGACCAAGCTCCGGTACGACGTGGAGTACATCCGACGCCAGAGCTTCTGGTTCGACCTGAAGATCGTCACGCGGCAGGTGTGGATGGTGGTCATCGACCTCGCCAGAACGGTCGTCGGTCGGCCCCCGGAGACCGAGTGA
- a CDS encoding NAD-dependent epimerase/dehydratase family protein, translating to MQILVTGGAGFIGGHLAERFLAEGHDVTVLDAMHPYYDLGIKERAVEVHRETAADAGTDYEFVEGDVRDEALVTDLVGDADYVYHQAGRAGVRDSVAEPRVYDEVNVDGTLNVLDAARESDIERVVMASSSSVYGVPEYLPYDEVHPTTPVSPYGASKLAAERYLCAYSEVYDLPAVALRYFTVYGPRMRPNMAITNFVSRCTNGEPPVIYGDGTQTRDFTYIDDVVEANLSLLETDAADGEAVNIGSTDNIEIRELAGVIRDEIDPSLEFEFDERHDADAEHTHADVSKAGDLLGYEPTHDIREGVREFVGWYRENRDWYEPLVRAS from the coding sequence ATGCAGATCCTCGTGACGGGCGGTGCGGGCTTCATCGGTGGCCACCTCGCCGAGCGGTTCCTCGCCGAGGGCCACGACGTGACCGTGCTCGACGCGATGCACCCGTACTACGACCTGGGCATCAAGGAGCGGGCCGTCGAGGTCCACCGCGAGACCGCCGCCGACGCCGGGACCGACTACGAGTTCGTCGAGGGCGACGTGCGCGACGAGGCCCTCGTGACCGACCTCGTCGGCGACGCCGACTACGTCTACCACCAGGCCGGCCGTGCGGGCGTCCGCGACAGTGTCGCCGAGCCCCGCGTCTACGACGAGGTGAACGTCGACGGGACGCTCAACGTCCTCGACGCGGCCCGCGAGAGCGACATCGAGCGGGTCGTGATGGCCTCCTCCTCGTCGGTGTACGGCGTCCCGGAGTACCTCCCCTACGACGAGGTCCACCCGACGACGCCCGTCTCCCCGTACGGCGCCTCCAAACTGGCCGCCGAGCGCTACCTCTGTGCCTACAGCGAGGTGTACGACCTCCCCGCGGTCGCGCTGCGCTACTTCACCGTCTACGGGCCGCGGATGCGCCCGAACATGGCCATCACGAACTTCGTCTCGCGCTGTACGAACGGCGAGCCCCCCGTCATCTACGGTGACGGCACGCAGACCCGCGATTTCACCTACATCGACGACGTGGTCGAGGCGAACCTGTCGCTGCTGGAGACCGATGCCGCGGACGGCGAGGCCGTCAACATCGGCTCGACAGACAACATCGAGATCCGCGAACTCGCGGGGGTCATCCGCGACGAGATCGACCCCTCGCTGGAGTTCGAGTTCGATGAGCGCCACGACGCCGACGCCGAGCACACTCACGCCGACGTGAGCAAGGCGGGCGACCTCCTGGGCTACGAGCCCACCCACGACATCCGCGAGGGCGTCCGGGAGTTCGTCGGCTGGTACCGCGAGAATCGGGACTGGTACGAGCCGCTGGTGCGGGCGTCCTGA
- a CDS encoding type II toxin-antitoxin system VapC family toxin: protein MPAALVDTGVLIGAADADDRHHDSASDIIRAIDRGDLPTGRVTNYVVLEALNWIHERKRHATAVDFYTRLTESAGFEIVHCAQKDYHRATDLFETYDTPAFGDATIAAYMDRTGIEYLYTFDREDFGPFDWVTGLETADNPFV, encoded by the coding sequence ATGCCCGCCGCGCTGGTCGACACCGGGGTCCTCATCGGCGCCGCCGACGCCGACGACCGACACCACGACTCGGCCAGCGACATCATCCGGGCTATCGACCGCGGCGACCTCCCGACGGGCCGGGTGACGAACTACGTCGTGCTGGAGGCGCTGAACTGGATTCACGAGCGCAAGCGCCATGCCACTGCCGTCGACTTCTACACCCGTCTCACCGAGTCGGCAGGGTTCGAGATCGTTCACTGCGCACAGAAGGACTACCACCGGGCCACCGACCTGTTCGAAACCTACGACACCCCTGCATTCGGTGACGCCACCATCGCCGCGTACATGGACCGTACCGGTATCGAGTACCTCTACACCTTCGACCGCGAGGACTTCGGACCCTTCGATTGGGTGACCGGGCTCGAAACCGCCGACAACCCGTTCGTGTAA
- a CDS encoding AbrB/MazE/SpoVT family DNA-binding domain-containing protein has translation MATQGPPEETKVSDSGVVTVPASIRQRLDIEPGDKLRWNTDDQGNLTVEIVRERYGAFEDFEPVSMGGGGSDTHDLAGHGDDAAFTEDS, from the coding sequence ATGGCAACGCAGGGACCACCGGAGGAGACGAAGGTGAGCGACAGCGGGGTCGTCACGGTCCCCGCGAGCATCCGCCAGCGGCTCGACATCGAACCCGGCGACAAGCTTCGGTGGAACACCGACGACCAGGGCAATCTCACGGTCGAAATCGTCCGCGAGCGCTACGGCGCCTTCGAGGATTTCGAGCCCGTCTCGATGGGCGGCGGCGGGTCGGACACGCACGACCTCGCCGGCCACGGAGACGACGCGGCGTTCACGGAGGATTCGTAG
- the aglF gene encoding UTP--glucose-1-phosphate uridylyltransferase AglF yields MKAVVIAAGEGTRLRPLTEDKPKGLVEVDGKPILTHCFDRLVELDADELLVVVGYKKEQIISHYGDTYEGVPITYCHQREPLGIAHALLTTEEHIDDDFMMMLGDNIFEANLQDVVNRQQEDRADAAFLVEEVPWEEASRYGVCDTNDYGEIVDVVEKPDEPPSNLVMTGFYTFTPAIFHACHLVQPSGRDEYEISDAIDLLIKSGRTIDAIRMEGWRIDVGYPEDRDEAERRLQEGYEAEATAEEAEATE; encoded by the coding sequence ATGAAGGCAGTCGTCATCGCGGCGGGCGAGGGGACGCGGCTCCGCCCGTTGACCGAGGACAAACCGAAGGGGCTGGTGGAGGTCGACGGGAAACCGATCCTGACGCACTGCTTCGACCGCCTGGTCGAGCTCGACGCCGACGAGCTGCTGGTCGTGGTCGGGTACAAGAAGGAACAGATCATCAGCCACTACGGCGACACGTACGAGGGCGTGCCCATCACGTACTGCCACCAGCGCGAGCCGCTGGGCATCGCGCACGCGCTCCTGACGACCGAGGAGCACATCGACGACGATTTCATGATGATGCTGGGGGACAACATCTTCGAGGCGAACCTCCAGGACGTCGTCAACCGCCAGCAGGAGGACCGCGCGGACGCCGCCTTCCTCGTCGAGGAGGTGCCCTGGGAGGAGGCCTCGCGCTACGGGGTCTGTGACACGAACGACTACGGCGAGATCGTCGACGTGGTCGAGAAACCCGACGAGCCGCCCTCGAACCTGGTGATGACGGGCTTCTACACGTTCACGCCGGCCATCTTCCACGCCTGCCACCTCGTCCAGCCCTCCGGGCGCGACGAGTACGAGATCAGCGACGCCATCGACCTGCTCATCAAGTCCGGCCGGACCATCGACGCCATCCGGATGGAGGGCTGGCGCATCGACGTTGGCTACCCGGAGGACCGCGACGAGGCCGAACGCCGCCTGCAGGAGGGGTACGAGGCCGAGGCGACGGCCGAGGAAGCGGAAGCGACGGAGTAG
- a CDS encoding type II CAAX endopeptidase family protein has protein sequence MNPESPWQPVALYLALTVGLAWLLWTAGALLLPDLLVAFVLLGAWVPSIVAVGLTYRDQGRSGVSRLLRRLLRWRVGPVWYAVALFGIPAMVGLAAGVQLLLGGSVPAPTFPADLPGRQEYLLLPVVFLVNIVVGGPLAEEVGWRGYLQPLLAGSVGTLPAGLGVGLVWGLWHLPFFVLPGGEAIIGDLPLVWFVPLVTGWSVLFAWVVTRTESLLLAVLLHASINTTLGTLGILDGPTRLRALAVVVTAVVVAGLFITVDRSPRSV, from the coding sequence ATGAATCCGGAGTCGCCGTGGCAGCCCGTCGCACTGTACCTCGCCCTGACGGTCGGCCTCGCGTGGCTGCTCTGGACAGCGGGGGCGCTCCTCCTTCCGGACCTGCTCGTCGCCTTCGTCCTGCTCGGGGCGTGGGTGCCCTCGATTGTGGCGGTCGGCCTGACGTACCGTGACCAGGGTCGCAGTGGGGTGAGCCGGCTGCTTCGTCGCCTCCTCCGGTGGCGTGTCGGGCCCGTCTGGTACGCGGTCGCGCTGTTCGGGATCCCGGCGATGGTCGGCCTCGCCGCCGGCGTCCAGCTCCTCCTGGGTGGGAGCGTTCCGGCACCGACGTTCCCGGCCGACCTCCCCGGGCGACAGGAGTACCTCCTCCTGCCGGTCGTCTTCCTCGTGAACATCGTCGTCGGGGGGCCGCTGGCCGAGGAGGTCGGCTGGCGTGGCTACCTCCAGCCGCTACTGGCAGGGTCGGTGGGGACGCTGCCGGCGGGCCTCGGGGTGGGCCTCGTGTGGGGGCTCTGGCATCTCCCGTTCTTTGTCCTCCCGGGGGGCGAGGCAATCATCGGTGACCTGCCGCTCGTCTGGTTCGTCCCCCTGGTGACCGGCTGGTCGGTGCTCTTCGCGTGGGTCGTGACGCGGACCGAGAGCCTCCTGCTGGCGGTGCTGCTCCATGCCTCGATCAACACGACGCTGGGGACGCTGGGCATCCTCGACGGGCCGACCCGCCTGCGGGCGCTCGCCGTCGTCGTGACCGCGGTCGTCGTGGCCGGCCTCTTCATCACGGTCGATCGCTCGCCGAGGTCGGTGTGA